CGCGCAAGTTGACGTCGCGTTGCGGTTCGTAAGCCATCGTCGCGATGATGCCGATGCCGAGGCCGAGCGCGACGTAGGTCTTGATCACGTCGGTGTCGATCGCGGTCAGCACCACATTCGGCTCGAGGCCGGCGTCGGCGAACGACTTGTTGATCTTCGAGCGGCCGGCGAAAGCGAAGTCGTAGGTGACGATCGGGTAGGCGGCGATGTCGGCCAAGGTGATCGGTCTGTCGAGCGACAGCAGCGGATGATCCTGCGGCACGACCACGCTGCGGTTCCACTCGTAGCACGGCAGCATCGCCAGCTCCTTGTACAGCGCGATGCCTTCGGTCGCGACCGCGAGGTCAGCCTCGCCCGAGACGACCATCTCGCAGATCTGCGTCGGGCTGCCCTGCTTGATCGACAGCTTCACCTTCGGGTAGCGTCGCACGAACTCGGCGATGGTCGCCGGCAGCGCGTAGCGCGCCTGCGTGTGCGTGGTCGCGATGGTCAGCGCGCCTTCGGATTCGCGCGAGAATTCGTCGCCGACGCGCTTGAGGTTCTGCGCCTCGCGCAAAATCCGCTCGGAGATGCGCAGCACCTCCTTGCCCGGCTCCGACACCGATACGACGCGCTTGCCGTTGCGGATGAACACCTGGATGCCGAGCTCGTCCTCCAAGAGGCGGATCTGCTTGGAAATGC
This DNA window, taken from Crenobacter cavernae, encodes the following:
- the cysB gene encoding HTH-type transcriptional regulator CysB is translated as MKLQQLRYLVEVAKQGLNVSEAAEKLHTSQPGISKQIRLLEDELGIQVFIRNGKRVVSVSEPGKEVLRISERILREAQNLKRVGDEFSRESEGALTIATTHTQARYALPATIAEFVRRYPKVKLSIKQGSPTQICEMVVSGEADLAVATEGIALYKELAMLPCYEWNRSVVVPQDHPLLSLDRPITLADIAAYPIVTYDFAFAGRSKINKSFADAGLEPNVVLTAIDTDVIKTYVALGLGIGIIATMAYEPQRDVNLRAIDAAHLFESSTTKIGLRKDAYLRGFAYSFIEIFAPHLSRHVVDSSLLTREEDNE